TCGTGATTACTTCACtgttatataataatatatatgctCACTTGGGCTTATGTTGGAATAGTGAGCAAttgatttttccaatttttctatTACGGTCCATTTCTTGGAGAGCTCCCCTAAGGAAATTAAGCCAAATCAATATTACCAGTCCAAAAGAAACATGAATGGTTATCCAGTGACTTgaaaaaaaagttggaaaaaagaatatattagcATATTAAACTACTCAAATGGGTTAGcattaaatgaatgaaaaagacGCCAGATAAGTCATGATTTTGATAGTGGAGTTTCCATCTTGTAAGAAGCACTTTCTTTGTCATTACTATTCTAAACCTCCACACATGATCTGAACTGGCTTATTAAAAGCATTTGTATCAGTATTTTGTGCATTCCATACATACAACTTCTGCTGCAGTTCCACCTACATGGCTAATATCAATGCCTCCATTCATTTCCTTCTGCTTATTTTCCTCTCCTCCACTTTTCTCCATCTTGAAACTGTTAAACTTGGTTCCTGCAATGGCGTTCTCAATGTCAGCTGCACTGAAATTGAGAGAAAAGCCCTTGTTGACTTCAAACAAGGTCTTACTGATCCTTCCGGCAGGCTCTCTTCTTGGGTTGGCCTAGATTGCTGTAGATGGAGAGGTGTGGTGTGCAGCCAGAGGGCACCTCAAGTCATCAAACTCAAACTCCGCAACCGGTATGCTAGAAGTCCAGATGCCGACGGTGAAGCTACCGGTGCTTTTGGGGATTATTATGGAGCAGCTCATGCATTTGGTGGCGAGATAAGTCATTCTttacttgatttgaaatatttgaggTACTTGGACTTGAGCATGAACTATTTTGGAGGACTCAAAATCCCCAAGTTCATTGGATCATTCAAGAGGTTGAGATATCTCAATCTCTCAGGTGCATCCTTCGGTGGAACTATCCCACCCCACCTAGGGAACCTTTCTAGCCTGCTCTATCTTGATCTCAACTCATATTCTCTTGAATCAGTTGAGAATGACCTGCACTGGTTATCAGGTCTTTCTTCTCTGAGACACCTTAATTTGGGAAATATAGATTTTAGCAAGGCTGTAGCTTACTGGCATCGAGCTGTTAGCTCCCTTTCTTCACTCTTGGAACTACGCTTACCTGGATGTGGGCTTTCTTCCCTTCCTGATCTCTCTCTTCCATTTGGTAATGTCACCTCACTTTCGATGCTCGATCTCTCCAATAATGGCTTCAACTCCTCCATAAGTCACTGGTTGTTCAACTTTAGTAGTCTTGCATACCTTGATCTCAACTCCAACAATCTTCAAGGCAGTGTTCCCGATGTATTTGGTTTCTTGATTTCCCTTAAATACATTGATTTgtcttctaatttatttattggagGTCACCTACCAGGAAACTTAGGAAAGCTTTGCAACTTGCGAACTCTCAAACTCTCTTTCAACAGTATTAGTGGTGAGATTACTGGATTCATGGATGGCTTGTCCGAGTGTGTAAACGGTAGTAGCTTAGAGTCTCTGGATTTGGGGTTCAATGATAAACTGGGTGGGTTTCTTCCTGATTCTTTGGGACATCTAAAGAACTTAAAGTCTCTTCGTCTGTGGAGCAACTCATTCGTGGGGTCAATTCCAAACTCCATTGGAAATTTGTCGTCCTTGAAAGAATTCTACATCTCTGAAAATCAAATGAATGGGATAATTCCAGAGAGTGTGGGGCAACTCTCAGCATTGGTGGCAGTGGATCTCTCAGAGAATCCTTGGGTTGGTGTTATAACCGAGTCTCATTTCTCCAACCTCACAAACTTAACTGAGTTGGCAATCAAGAAGGTATCTCCAAACGTTACCTTGGCCTTCAATGTGAGTTCTAAATGGATTCCTCCTTTTAAACTCAATTACCTGGAACTCAGAACATGCCAACTAGGTCCCAAATTTCCTGCTTGGCTGAGAAACCAAAACCAGCTGAAGACATTAGTGCTCAACAATGCAAGGATTTCAGACACTATACCTGATTGGTTTTGGAAGTTAGACTTGCAGCTCGAGCTACTGGATGTTGCCAATAATCAATTGAGTGGGAGGGTCCCAAATTCATTGAAATTTCCCGAAAATGCTGTTGTGGATTTGAGCTCCAACCGCTTTCACGGTCCTTT
Above is a genomic segment from Vitis riparia cultivar Riparia Gloire de Montpellier isolate 1030 chromosome 14, EGFV_Vit.rip_1.0, whole genome shotgun sequence containing:
- the LOC117930027 gene encoding receptor-like protein EIX1, whose translation is MANINASIHFLLLIFLSSTFLHLETVKLGSCNGVLNVSCTEIERKALVDFKQGLTDPSGRLSSWVGLDCCRWRGVVCSQRAPQVIKLKLRNRYARSPDADGEATGAFGDYYGAAHAFGGEISHSLLDLKYLRYLDLSMNYFGGLKIPKFIGSFKRLRYLNLSGASFGGTIPPHLGNLSSLLYLDLNSYSLESVENDLHWLSGLSSLRHLNLGNIDFSKAVAYWHRAVSSLSSLLELRLPGCGLSSLPDLSLPFGNVTSLSMLDLSNNGFNSSISHWLFNFSSLAYLDLNSNNLQGSVPDVFGFLISLKYIDLSSNLFIGGHLPGNLGKLCNLRTLKLSFNSISGEITGFMDGLSECVNGSSLESLDLGFNDKLGGFLPDSLGHLKNLKSLRLWSNSFVGSIPNSIGNLSSLKEFYISENQMNGIIPESVGQLSALVAVDLSENPWVGVITESHFSNLTNLTELAIKKVSPNVTLAFNVSSKWIPPFKLNYLELRTCQLGPKFPAWLRNQNQLKTLVLNNARISDTIPDWFWKLDLQLELLDVANNQLSGRVPNSLKFPENAVVDLSSNRFHGPFPHFSSNLSSLYLRDNLFSGPIPRDVGKTMPWLTNFDVSWNSLNGTIPLSIGKIAGLASLVLSNNHLSGEIPLIWNDKPDLYIVDMANNSLSGEIPSSMGTLNSLMFLILSGNKLSGEIPSSLQNCKIMDSFDLGDNRLSGNLPSWIGEMQSLLILRL